A window of Sulfurimonas gotlandica GD1 contains these coding sequences:
- a CDS encoding methyl-accepting chemotaxis protein, with product MKMTIKKQLVAALLLVGAGPFLIMALTSSISSVKALTKEAENKLEMARDLKSKQLGTYFKMLELGLGNMGEDRKIYDLYIKLRNVHDKYKVAPTSSFNITEKSEVKRIYSEFDEYFQGFIQKNELDDFYLVCSKHGHVMYSANKKSDLGENLKTGQLRSTMIAKAWEKTVADGKAHLVDMSSYSPSNGEATMFMSVPMLKQGSTFGVIIVQISPKMINKIMQERIGMGGTGETYLVGQDYLMRSDSFINADTHSLKASFANKDKGSVKTVASSGAIAGQMDTEFITDYRGIRVLSSYAPFVYDNLHWAIIAEIDEDEILATVYELRNNILIMAAVFLVLILIAALTLGSYISKPIIKAVKSIMESNNQVVSASTEITDSSTALAQGASEQASGVEEVSATIEESTAINTQNSANLNEADILAKKSKDSAQNGSHKGKELISAMIAINSSSERISKIIKTIDEIAAQTKLLALNAAVEAARAGEHGLGFAVVADEVKSLAQRSSEASNEISTIIEESISQTKNGTEIAKTTSQAFEEILERIEGTSALITEIALSSKEQSDGMNQIAMAMGEIDNVTQQNAATSEEAAASAEELNAQAISMNEMVKVIAKMVGEVVAETRTTSYKPVYQSQTPRENRKRGFVSNEPKDIFPLDEEDLKEF from the coding sequence ATGAAAATGACTATTAAAAAACAGTTGGTTGCAGCACTATTATTGGTAGGTGCAGGGCCATTTTTAATCATGGCACTAACGTCATCTATCTCTTCAGTTAAAGCACTGACTAAAGAAGCGGAAAATAAACTAGAGATGGCGAGGGATCTAAAAAGTAAGCAACTTGGCACATATTTTAAGATGCTAGAACTTGGTCTTGGAAATATGGGTGAAGATAGAAAAATCTATGATCTTTACATCAAACTAAGAAATGTTCATGACAAGTATAAAGTAGCTCCAACCTCTAGTTTTAACATTACAGAAAAGTCAGAAGTAAAGAGAATTTACTCTGAATTTGATGAATATTTTCAAGGCTTTATACAAAAAAATGAACTTGATGATTTCTACTTAGTATGCTCAAAACATGGTCACGTTATGTATAGTGCAAATAAGAAATCAGATCTTGGTGAAAATCTTAAAACAGGACAACTCAGATCTACTATGATTGCAAAAGCATGGGAAAAAACAGTTGCAGATGGTAAAGCTCATTTAGTTGATATGAGTTCTTACTCTCCATCAAACGGTGAAGCAACTATGTTTATGAGTGTGCCGATGCTTAAACAGGGAAGTACTTTTGGTGTGATTATTGTTCAGATATCACCTAAGATGATTAATAAAATAATGCAAGAGCGCATTGGTATGGGTGGCACTGGAGAGACTTACTTAGTTGGACAAGACTACCTAATGCGTAGTGATAGTTTCATAAATGCAGATACTCACTCATTAAAAGCTTCATTTGCAAATAAAGATAAAGGCTCAGTTAAAACTGTAGCATCTAGCGGTGCAATAGCTGGTCAAATGGATACTGAGTTTATAACTGATTATAGAGGAATAAGAGTTCTCTCTTCTTATGCACCATTTGTTTATGATAATCTTCATTGGGCAATTATTGCTGAAATAGATGAAGATGAAATATTAGCTACTGTCTATGAGCTAAGAAACAATATTCTTATAATGGCTGCAGTGTTTTTAGTATTGATCCTTATTGCTGCATTAACTCTTGGTAGTTATATAAGCAAGCCAATTATTAAAGCAGTTAAGTCAATTATGGAGTCTAACAATCAGGTTGTTAGTGCATCTACCGAGATTACTGACTCATCTACAGCTCTTGCTCAAGGAGCAAGTGAGCAAGCGAGTGGAGTTGAAGAGGTTAGTGCAACAATAGAAGAGTCAACTGCTATTAACACGCAAAACAGTGCTAACCTGAATGAAGCAGACATTTTAGCTAAGAAATCAAAAGACTCAGCTCAAAATGGAAGTCACAAAGGTAAAGAGTTGATTAGTGCAATGATTGCCATCAATAGCTCTAGTGAGCGCATTTCTAAAATTATTAAAACAATTGATGAAATCGCAGCACAAACAAAACTTCTTGCTCTAAATGCAGCCGTTGAAGCAGCACGTGCAGGTGAACACGGTTTAGGTTTTGCAGTTGTTGCTGATGAGGTTAAGAGTCTCGCACAGCGTTCTTCAGAAGCGTCAAATGAAATCTCTACAATAATAGAAGAGTCTATATCTCAAACAAAAAATGGTACAGAGATAGCAAAAACAACATCTCAAGCTTTTGAAGAGATTTTAGAACGTATCGAGGGAACATCTGCCCTTATTACAGAGATAGCATTATCATCAAAAGAACAGAGTGATGGGATGAATCAAATTGCAATGGCAATGGGTGAGATAGATAATGTTACTCAACAAAATGCAGCAACGAGTGAAGAGGCAGCAGCATCTGCTGAAGAGTTAAATGCACAAGCCATTTCCATGAATGAGATGGTAAAAGTTATAGCTAAAATGGTTGGTGAAGTTGTTGCTGAGACAAGAACAACTTCATATAAACCAGTGTATCAGAGCCAAACGCCTAGAGAAAATAGAAAAAGAGGCTTTGTATCAAATGAGCCAAAGGACATTTTCCCTCTAGATGAAGAGGACCTCAAGGAATTTTAG